The Cyclopterus lumpus isolate fCycLum1 chromosome 6, fCycLum1.pri, whole genome shotgun sequence genome contains a region encoding:
- the LOC117732151 gene encoding histone H1-like, which produces MAEVAPAPAPAPAKAAKKKVVSKPKKAGPSVAELIVKAVAASKERSGVSAAAVKKSLTAGGYDVEKNNSRVKTAIKSLVTKGTLVQTKGIGASGSFKISKQAVDKPAKKVPAAKKPAAKKPAAKKPAAAKKPKAAAAKKPAAAKKSPKKAKKPAAAKSPKKAAKSPKKSTKSPKKVARKAPVAKKTPVKKAAKPKAKKAAPKKK; this is translated from the coding sequence ATGGCAGAAGTAGCTCCAGCTCCGGCCCCCGCGCCGGCCAAAGCAGCCAAGAAGAAGGTGGTGTCCAAGCCGAAGAAGGCTGGTCCCAGCGTGGCTGAGCTCATCGTCAAAGCTGTGGCCGCATCCAAGGAGCGGAGCGGCGTGTCTGCTGCCGCCGTCAAGAAGTCTCTGACCGCCGGAGGATACGATGTGGAAAAGAACAACTCCCGCGTCAAGACCGCCATCAAGAGCCTGGTGACCAAGGGGACTCTGGTCCAGACCAAGGGGATCGGGGCGTCCGGCTCCTTCAAGATCAGCAAGCAGGCTGTCGACAAACCGGCAAAGAAAGTTCCCGCAGCCAAGAAGCCCGCAGCCAAGAAGCCCGCAGCCAAGAAACCCGCAGCGGCCAAGAAGCCCAAAGCGGCGGCAGCGAAGAAACCTGCTGCCGCAAAGAAGTCGCCGAAGAAGGCCAAGAAACCCGCAGCGGCCAAGAGCCCAAAGAAGGCCGCAAAGAGCCCCAAAAAGTCCACCAAGAGCCCCAAGAAGGTGGCGAGGAAGGCCCCCGTAGCCAAGAAGACCCCCGTCAAGAAGGCTGCCAAGCCCAAAGCCAAGAAGGCAGCACCCAAGAAGAAGTGA
- the LOC117732166 gene encoding histone H2B 1.2-like — MPDLTVKAPKKGSKKAVSKTVSKTGKKRRKSRKESYAIYVYKVMKQVHPDTGISSKAMGIMNCFVSDIFERIAGEASRLAHYNKRSTITSREIQTAVRLLLPGELAKHAVSEGTKAVTKYTSSK; from the coding sequence ATGCCTGATCTCACCGTCAAAGCGCCCAAGAAGGGCTCCAAGAAAGCCGTCTCTAAGACCGTCAGCAAGACcggcaagaagaggagaaagtccAGGAAGGAGAGCTACGCCATCTACGTGTACAAGGTGATGAAGCAGGTCCACCCCGATACCGGTATCTCCTCCAAGGCCATGGGCATCATGAACTGCTTCGTGAGCGACATCTTTGAGCGCATCGCCGGTGAGGCCTCTCGTCTGGCTCACTACAACAAGcgctccaccatcacttccagGGAGATCCAGACCGCTGTCCGCCTGCTGCTGCCCGGCGAGCTGGCGAAGCACGCGGTGTCTGAGGGAACCAAGGCCGTGACCAAGTACACCAGCTCCAAGTAA
- the LOC117732169 gene encoding histone H3-like, with translation MSGRGKGGKGLGKGGAKRHRKVLRDNIQGITKPAIRRLARRGGVKRISGLIYEETRGVLKVFLENVIRDAVTYTEHAKRKTVTAMDVVYALKRQGRTLYGFGVHVRNNKEVMARTKQTARKSTGGKAPRKQLATKAARKSAPATGGVKKPHRYRPGTVALREIRRYQKSTELLIRKLPFQRLVREIAQDFKTDLRFQSSAVMALQESSEAYLVGLFEDTNLCAIHAKRVTIMPKDIQLARRIRGERA, from the exons ATGAGCGGAAGAGgcaaaggaggaaaaggactCGGTAAAGGAGGCGCTAAGCGTCACCGCAAAGTCCTCCGTGATAACATCCAGGGAATCACCAAGCCCGCTATCCGCCGTCTGGCTCGCCGCGGTGGAGTGAAGCGTATCTCCGGTCTGATCTACGAGGAGACCCGCGGAGTGCTGAAGGTCTTCCTGGAGAACGTGATCCGTGATGCCGTCACCTACACCGAGCACGCCAAGAGGAAGACGGTGACCGCCATGGATGTGGTGTATGCTCTGAAGAGACAGGGACGCACTCTCTACGGATTCGGGG tccatgtcagaaacaata aagaagtcaTGGCGAGAACCAAGCAGACGGCTCGTAAATCCACCGGAGGCAAAGCCCCCAGGAAGCAGCTGGCCACCAAGGCTGCCCGGAAGAGCGCCCCGGCCACCGGCGGCGTGAAGAAGCCTCACCGTTACCGGCCCGGTACCGTGGCCCTGAGGGAGATCCGTCGCTACCAGAAGTCCACGGAGCTGCTGATCCGCAAGCTGCCCTTCCAGCGTCTCGTGAGAGAAATCGCTCAGGACTTCAAGACCGACCTGCGCTTCCAGAGCTCCGCTGTTATGGCTCTGCAGGAGTCCAGCGAGGCTTACCTGGTCGGCCTCTTCGAGGACACCAACCTGTGCGCCATCCACGCCAAGAGGGTCACCATCATGCCCAAAGACATCCAGCTGGCCCGTCGCATTCGCGGAGAGCGAGCTTAG
- the LOC117732159 gene encoding histone H2B — protein MPEPTAKAPKKGSKKAVSKTVSKTGKKRRKSRKESYAIYVYKVMKQVHPDTGISSKAMGIMNCFVSDIFERIAGEASRLAHYNKRSTITSREIQTAVRLLLPGELAKHAVSEGTKAVTKYTSSK, from the coding sequence ATGCCTGAACCCACCGCCAAAGCGCCCAAGAAGGGCTCCAAGAAAGCCGTCTCTAAGACCGTCAGCAAGACcggcaagaagaggagaaagtccAGGAAGGAGAGCTACGCCATCTACGTGTACAAGGTGATGAAGCAGGTCCACCCCGATACCGGCATCTCCTCCAAGGCCATGGGCATCATGAACTGCTTCGTGAGCGACATCTTTGAGCGCATCGCCGGTGAGGCCTCTCGTCTGGCTCACTACAACAAGcgctccaccatcacttccagGGAGATCCAGACCGCTGTCCGCCTGCTGCTGCCCGGCGAGCTGGCGAAGCACGCGGTGTCTGAGGGAACCAAGGCCGTGACCAAGTACACCAGCTCCAAGTAA
- the LOC117732155 gene encoding histone H2A produces MSGRGKTGAKARAKAKTRSSRAGLQFPVGRVHRLLRKGNYAQRVGAGAPVYLAAVLEYLTAEILELAGNAARDNKKTRIIPRHLQLAVRNDEELNKLLGAVTIAQGGVLPNIQAVLLPKKTEKAAKSK; encoded by the coding sequence ATGAGTGGCAGAGGAAAAACCGGAGCAAAGGCCCGAGCTAAGGCAAAGACCCGCTCCTCTCGTGCCGGGCTCCAGTTCCCAGTCGGTCGTGTTCACCGGCTGCTGCGCAAAGGAAACTATGCGCAGCGTGTCGGTGCCGGAGCCCCCGTCTACCTGGCGGCTGTGCTGGAGTACCTGACCGCTGAGATCCTGGAGTTGGCTGGAAACGCGGCCCGCGACAACAAGAAGACTCGTATCATCCCCCGTCACCTGCAGCTGGCTGTCCGCAACGACGAGGAGCTCAACAAGCTGCTGGGCGCAGTGACCATCGCTCAGGGCGGCGTGCTGCCCAACATCCAGGCGGTGCTGCTGCCCAAGAAGACCGAGAAGGCCGCCAAGTCCAAGTAG